The stretch of DNA GTGAGCTTAGCCCGTAATGAAATGGAGGGCGGCTCCAGAGAAAGGCACTTCAAATGCCAATCACTCGTCAGTCAACCGCAAGGAATATTAAAAAGATGAAATGGTCATTGAATACGTATCAAACTTGCCAAGAATGGGAACTCGGACGCATACTTGACACCGCTGAGGCAACCGGCTATCACGGTGTCGAATTGTTGATGGACTACAAGCAGAAACACGGCTTTGAGTGGGATACGCCAAGAGAGGCTTGGGACGCATTAAAGGCACAGGTAGACGCGAGTGATGTTGTTATCTCCTCGCTTACCAGTTGCCAAAATTTCCATTCCGAGAACGCTGCTGACCGCGAGGAGACCGTCCGACGCGTTACGCGCGTAATCGACATGGCGGAATTTATGGACTGCGACCATGTCCGAGTCCTCGGTGACCGATATACCGAGGAGAATCGAGATGCCATTGTCGGTTACGTCACAGATGGTCTGAAGGCTCTCGGCACCTATGCCGGTGAGAAAGACATTACTGTTTCTATTGAGATGCACGGATCCTTCACAGATCCCGATTCGGCGATGCAAGTGATTGACGGTGTGAACCTTCCAAGTGTCGGTTTCGTCTTCAATTCACAATTCATTGGTTGCGATGCTGGCAGTATTGAACCGCTCTTTTCACGCGTGGCTTCACATATCACGGCAGTGCATACACACCGGGTAGAGGAACCAGAAACGTTTGACCTTTATCGACAGATGTTCCAATGGCTTGATCGCATCGGTTTCTCAGGCTACATATCCAATGAGTGTGCTTATACGGGACCTGATCCAGAGAAGGTACTTGCACTCTATGTCGGGCTTTTCAAGGCATTTGTCTAACTTAAGACTTACGCATTTCCTCTTAAAGTCTCCCTGATAAGGGGGATTTAGGGGGTTAAAAATGGATATACAGCAATCCGCACACCTTTATAAACGAGTCGCAATCCCAGACGCATTTCTGAACGAAACAGATGGAAACGCATGGGGGGGTGATATCCGTATCGGTGATTTGACAGGCAACGGCACTGTCGATTTTCTGGTGTACAAATCGCTCGGCGGTATTCATCCCTGTTTTCTTGGCGCGTTTACACTGGAAGGCGAACCCCTTTGGTCGATTGGTGACAAACATCTTGAAATCAGAGACGCGGATGCTAAGGGTGCTTATCTAACAACACTTTCACCTGACCGTCCCGGTCCCGTCGCTATTCACGACATTGATGCTGATGGGCAGGCAGAGGTTATCTGTTTCTGGATAGATAAAGATGCCTCAGAGGTGAGTAAGTGGGACTTGTCCGCAATTCACTTGATGATTTTAGATGGTGCCACGGGTGCTGTTAAGCAAACCCTTGCTCCAGATGCCTTGCGTCAGTGCAATGCCTATGCTGACGGCGAACTCCATATCTCCAACTATGTCCATCAGCGATTGATGATCGCCAATTTCTCTGGAAACGCCCAACCGCAGGATTTTGTCGTAAAAGTAGGTGTGAACCTACTCGCCTTTAACCACAAATTGGAACTGCTCTGGCAGTATACCGACGAGTGGTTTCGCTACCCAAAACATTCCGCATATATTCCAGCAGTCGGCGATTTTAATGACGATGGACTTGATGAAGTCAACGGCGGGAATTTCGGACTCGCTGCCGATGGCACTGTGCTTTGGAATCGCTTTTTTGGTGATAACATGGACTCTGTCTTAGTTTCCGAATGGGAGGGTAATAATCGGGCTATCCTTTCCGGGGGTGGACAGGTGGTGGATGCCGCGGGTCAACCAATCCTCTCGCTTGGCTTTGATGTTGTCCCGCACGGTCAGGAGATTCGGTGTGGTAAATTCCTCCCAGATACCTCCGCCAATGCTTTAGTTATCCGCTATAATGGACACCATACGGACTTGATGATTGTGGACAACAGTGGGCAGATCAGAAGTCGATTTCAGGTTGATGAGACACCGAACAATACAGGTTTGGAGGTTATCCGTTGGAACGGTACGGGACATCCTGAATTGATTTATAGTCCGGCTGCACTTTACGATGGTGATGGAAACAGGGCGGTCGTATTCCCTGAACTTCCGTCACCCACCGGTGGCAAGATGGGATGGTATCACTGCTTCCCGGCGGATGTCTGCGGCGACGCACGCGAAGAGGTTATCCTCTACGATCCGTATACCGATGCTGTCTATATTTATACACCGACACCTTTTCAACCTGACCTGTTTGATAGGTATCAGCATACCGAGCGACAATACAATACACGATTGATGGACTAAAGAATGAGACGGATGGGTGGATAAAACTCTTAAGGATCGTACATCTCCGTAATAGCGTCGGAATTAACCAAACACCATCGTGAAACGTAGTGGAACGATGATCAGAGGCACATATTTAAAAACATGGAAACCAACGTTGTCAATAAATTTCTACTTATCTCAATTGATTGTTGGCGGTATGACGCGCTTAGCCGAACCAACCCCCTTTTCAACACACCGAAGTTTGATCTGCTGACGCAGGATTTCTCGCTCGCCGAAAAGTTTTTCGTATCGGCACCCGCGACCCGTCCTTCCCATACTTCCTATTTTACGGGACTTTATCCATTTGAACACGGGGTCTACGGTCAAACCTACCTCAAAATGTTTCAGGGTATTCCGAACCTGTTTCAGATATTCAATGATGCTGGCTACCATATCACAGGACGCTCTGAACGTCCAGAGGTGTTTCGATTCCTCGACTTTGAGCCGTTCATCACATCGATCGACCCGAACGCGGAAGCGCAGCATCTCGGTTCACTTGA from Candidatus Poribacteria bacterium encodes:
- a CDS encoding sugar phosphate isomerase/epimerase, giving the protein MKWSLNTYQTCQEWELGRILDTAEATGYHGVELLMDYKQKHGFEWDTPREAWDALKAQVDASDVVISSLTSCQNFHSENAADREETVRRVTRVIDMAEFMDCDHVRVLGDRYTEENRDAIVGYVTDGLKALGTYAGEKDITVSIEMHGSFTDPDSAMQVIDGVNLPSVGFVFNSQFIGCDAGSIEPLFSRVASHITAVHTHRVEEPETFDLYRQMFQWLDRIGFSGYISNECAYTGPDPEKVLALYVGLFKAFV